Proteins encoded within one genomic window of Humulus lupulus chromosome 1, drHumLupu1.1, whole genome shotgun sequence:
- the LOC133794795 gene encoding dol-P-Man:Man(5)GlcNAc(2)-PP-Dol alpha-1,3-mannosyltransferase isoform X1, producing the protein MADKSATQRHTSERMAANFFRNPNLIFPFALISADALLISLIIAYVPYTKIDWDAYMSQVIGFLGGERDYKNLKGDTGPLVYPAGFLYVYAAIRYVTGGEVYPAQILFGILYIINLGIILAIYLKTDVLPWWALSLLLLSKRVHSIFVLRLFNDCFTMLLLHASLASIIYQRWHLGLIIFSGAVSIKMNVLLYAPPLLILMLKAMDITGVISALAGAALVQILLALPFIISYPFSYISRAFNLGRVFIHFWSVNFKFVPEQIFVSKSFAVSLLIAHLGLLIAFAHYRWCKHEGGLLNFLHSILVSIKLRLSRSTLKNSNNGHRSLKVLKAEHIVTTMFVGNFIGIICARSLHYQFYSWYFYSIPYLLWKTRYPTLLRVLLFVGTEFCWNVYPSNAYSSALLLCLHLVILFGLWSAPSEFPYVSNKKTE; encoded by the exons ATGGCGGACAAATCGGCGACGCAACGGCACACATCGGAGAGAATGGCAGCCAATTTTTTCCGAAACCCTAATCTAATTTTCCCTTTCGCTTTGATCTCCGCTGATGCCCTGCTCATTTCTCTAATTATCGCTTACGTCCCTT ATACGAAGATCGATTGGGACGCTTACATGTCCCAG GTCATTGGGTTTCTTGGTGGGGAAAGAGATTATAAGAACTTGAAAGGTGACACAGGGCCATTGGTCTATCCAGCTGGGTTTCTATATGTTTATGCTGCTATCCGCTATGTTACTGGTGGAGAAGTTTACCCGGCTCAG ATTTTGTTTGGAATTTTGTACATCATAAATCTGGGAATCATCTTGGCCATCTATTTGAAGACTGATGTG CTTCCTTGGTGGGCTCTAAGCCTGCTTCTTCTTTCAAAAAGAGTTCACTCTATTTTTGTTCTCCGTCTTTTTAACGACTGTTTTACTATGTTGCTCCTTCATGCTTCACTGGCTTCCATTATTTACCAAAGGTGGCATCTGGGGTTGATCATTTTCAG TGGGGCAGTTTCAATAAAGATGAATGTACTACTTTATGCTCCACCTCTATTAATCCTTATGCTAAAG GCTATGGATATTACTGGAGTGATATCTGCTTTAGCTGGTGCTGCACTTGTGCAG ATACTTTTGGCACTGCCTTTTATCATATCATATCCATTTTCGTACATATCAAGAGCCTTCAATCTTGGACGAGTCTTCATCCATTTTTG GTCAGTTAATTTTAAGTTTGTTCCAGAGCAAATATTTGTTTCAAAGTCATTTGCAGTCTCTTTGTTGATTGCTCACCTCGGTCTGCTTATTGCTTTTGCTCATTATAGATGGTGCAA GCATGAAGGAGGCCTTCTGAATTTTTTGCATTCTATACTTGTCTCAATAAAATTAAGATTATCACGTTCCACCTTGAAGAATTCTAATAATGGTCATAGATCACTGAAGGTTCTCAAAGCAGAAC ATATTGTCACAACAATGTTTGTCGGAAACTTCATTGGCATTATATGCGCCCGATCATTGCATTATCAGTTCTACTCATG GTATTTCTATAGCATACCTTATCTGCTTTGGAAGACTCGTTATCCTACTTTGTTACG TGTACTTTTGTTTGTTGGAACAGAGTTCTGCTGGAATGTTTATCCTTCAAATGCTTATTCATCAGCACTCCTGTTATGTCTCCATTTAGTAATATTGTTTGGTCTGTGGTCTGCTCCATCTGAATTTCCATATGTAAGCAATAAAAAAACTGAATAG
- the LOC133794795 gene encoding dol-P-Man:Man(5)GlcNAc(2)-PP-Dol alpha-1,3-mannosyltransferase isoform X2: protein MADKSATQRHTSERMAANFFRNPNLIFPFALISADALLISLIIAYVPYTKIDWDAYMSQVIGFLGGERDYKNLKGDTGPLVYPAGFLYVYAAIRYVTGGEVYPAQILFGILYIINLGIILAIYLKTDVVASGVDHFQAMDITGVISALAGAALVQILLALPFIISYPFSYISRAFNLGRVFIHFWSVNFKFVPEQIFVSKSFAVSLLIAHLGLLIAFAHYRWCKHEGGLLNFLHSILVSIKLRLSRSTLKNSNNGHRSLKVLKAEHIVTTMFVGNFIGIICARSLHYQFYSWYFYSIPYLLWKTRYPTLLRVLLFVGTEFCWNVYPSNAYSSALLLCLHLVILFGLWSAPSEFPYVSNKKTE from the exons ATGGCGGACAAATCGGCGACGCAACGGCACACATCGGAGAGAATGGCAGCCAATTTTTTCCGAAACCCTAATCTAATTTTCCCTTTCGCTTTGATCTCCGCTGATGCCCTGCTCATTTCTCTAATTATCGCTTACGTCCCTT ATACGAAGATCGATTGGGACGCTTACATGTCCCAG GTCATTGGGTTTCTTGGTGGGGAAAGAGATTATAAGAACTTGAAAGGTGACACAGGGCCATTGGTCTATCCAGCTGGGTTTCTATATGTTTATGCTGCTATCCGCTATGTTACTGGTGGAGAAGTTTACCCGGCTCAG ATTTTGTTTGGAATTTTGTACATCATAAATCTGGGAATCATCTTGGCCATCTATTTGAAGACTGATGTG GTGGCATCTGGGGTTGATCATTTTCAG GCTATGGATATTACTGGAGTGATATCTGCTTTAGCTGGTGCTGCACTTGTGCAG ATACTTTTGGCACTGCCTTTTATCATATCATATCCATTTTCGTACATATCAAGAGCCTTCAATCTTGGACGAGTCTTCATCCATTTTTG GTCAGTTAATTTTAAGTTTGTTCCAGAGCAAATATTTGTTTCAAAGTCATTTGCAGTCTCTTTGTTGATTGCTCACCTCGGTCTGCTTATTGCTTTTGCTCATTATAGATGGTGCAA GCATGAAGGAGGCCTTCTGAATTTTTTGCATTCTATACTTGTCTCAATAAAATTAAGATTATCACGTTCCACCTTGAAGAATTCTAATAATGGTCATAGATCACTGAAGGTTCTCAAAGCAGAAC ATATTGTCACAACAATGTTTGTCGGAAACTTCATTGGCATTATATGCGCCCGATCATTGCATTATCAGTTCTACTCATG GTATTTCTATAGCATACCTTATCTGCTTTGGAAGACTCGTTATCCTACTTTGTTACG TGTACTTTTGTTTGTTGGAACAGAGTTCTGCTGGAATGTTTATCCTTCAAATGCTTATTCATCAGCACTCCTGTTATGTCTCCATTTAGTAATATTGTTTGGTCTGTGGTCTGCTCCATCTGAATTTCCATATGTAAGCAATAAAAAAACTGAATAG